One genomic segment of Thermodesulfovibrionales bacterium includes these proteins:
- a CDS encoding aldo/keto reductase — translation MDIPKRRLGRTGTDVTILGLGGEGVLRTFGYEKEAYALINKAIDLGITYCESARAYSGSEAYYGTALKERRKEIFLASKSHARDRRGALLHLEETLRNMKTDHLDLWQIHDVRTKKDIEEIFGHDGALEAFVQAKEKGMVRFIGVTGHQDPSIIKTCIERFAFDTVLMPVNPAEPEYKSFIHDIIPLANSNNMGIIGMKVYLRGLAARLPEQWTMETFYRFALSQQITTTVIGCDDLTQLEENVRIASAFRPMNEKEMRDTIKALSPYARQLMYYKSSG, via the coding sequence ATGGATATCCCGAAGCGGCGACTGGGGAGGACGGGAACTGATGTGACTATCCTCGGACTGGGAGGAGAGGGCGTATTGCGAACCTTCGGATATGAAAAGGAGGCTTATGCACTGATCAACAAGGCCATTGACCTCGGCATTACCTACTGCGAATCTGCGCGGGCCTATTCAGGGAGCGAGGCCTATTACGGAACAGCATTAAAAGAAAGGCGAAAAGAGATATTCCTTGCGAGCAAATCGCACGCGAGGGACAGGAGGGGAGCCCTTCTCCATCTCGAGGAGACATTACGGAACATGAAGACCGACCATCTCGACCTCTGGCAGATACATGATGTCAGGACGAAGAAGGATATTGAGGAGATCTTCGGCCATGATGGGGCCCTCGAGGCCTTTGTCCAGGCGAAGGAGAAAGGTATGGTGAGGTTCATCGGGGTGACCGGACACCAGGATCCCTCAATAATCAAGACTTGCATAGAAAGATTCGCCTTCGATACGGTACTAATGCCGGTGAACCCGGCCGAGCCGGAATATAAGAGTTTCATACATGACATCATTCCGCTCGCGAACAGCAATAACATGGGGATCATCGGTATGAAGGTCTATCTGCGGGGTCTTGCGGCAAGACTGCCGGAACAATGGACAATGGAGACCTTTTATCGTTTCGCCCTATCGCAGCAGATCACGACCACCGTCATCGGTTGTGATGACCTGACGCAGCTTGAGGAGAATGTGAGGATTGCGAGTGCCTTTCGACCGATGAACGAGAAAGAGATGCGGGATACCATCAAGGCCCTTTCGCCCTATGCCCGCCAACTCATGTACTATAAGTCGTCAGGCTGA
- a CDS encoding DUF2934 domain-containing protein, with protein sequence MNIYDEIAKVAHELFMKRGYAHGHDIEDWLAAERIVKARHASKSTEAGGAGKAKKRTPAKAAGEKAAKPARKTVASKAKGTTTRKKKTE encoded by the coding sequence ATGAACATCTATGACGAGATCGCGAAGGTGGCGCATGAACTCTTTATGAAGAGGGGATATGCTCATGGTCATGACATTGAAGACTGGCTTGCAGCGGAGAGGATCGTGAAGGCGAGGCACGCTTCGAAGTCGACGGAAGCGGGGGGGGCCGGAAAGGCGAAAAAGAGGACTCCCGCCAAGGCTGCGGGTGAGAAGGCCGCGAAACCGGCCCGTAAGACAGTAGCCTCGAAGGCGAAGGGCACCACGACGAGGAAGAAGAAGACGGAGTGA
- a CDS encoding phosphoribosyltransferase family protein, with protein MERLIEDSGLRDRSYVFESRSAAGRLLAERLKKYGAGGLILAIPSGGVPVAAEIARALSLQMDVIVVRKLQIPDNPEAGFGAMGPDGAVIVNEELLGHLRLTEEAVQAQIEKTRAVILKRVELFRGGRPFPSCGNRVVILVDDGLASGYTMLAALRSLKKERPSRVVVAIPTGSERTLKRILREADEVVCLNVRSGFSFAVADAYRKWYDLTDGEVLTILRGQHIIT; from the coding sequence ATGGAGAGGCTCATCGAAGACAGCGGACTGAGAGACAGAAGCTATGTTTTCGAAAGCAGATCGGCAGCGGGGAGACTGCTTGCCGAAAGGCTCAAGAAATACGGAGCCGGCGGATTGATCCTTGCGATACCGTCCGGGGGCGTTCCCGTGGCAGCCGAAATAGCAAGGGCGCTCTCCCTGCAGATGGATGTGATTGTCGTGAGGAAACTCCAGATACCCGACAACCCCGAGGCCGGATTTGGCGCCATGGGGCCCGACGGAGCTGTCATCGTTAATGAAGAATTGCTGGGTCATTTGAGGCTGACAGAGGAAGCGGTTCAGGCGCAGATCGAGAAGACCCGGGCTGTGATCCTGAAGAGAGTGGAGCTTTTCAGGGGAGGGCGGCCTTTTCCGTCCTGCGGGAACAGGGTCGTGATTCTCGTTGATGATGGGCTCGCGTCTGGCTATACCATGCTCGCCGCGCTCCGGTCTCTCAAGAAGGAGAGGCCCTCCCGGGTTGTCGTGGCTATCCCCACGGGATCGGAGAGGACGCTAAAGAGAATCCTTCGAGAAGCCGATGAAGTGGTATGCCTCAATGTGAGAAGCGGTTTTTCCTTTGCGGTCGCTGACGCGTATAGAAAATGGTACGACCTTACCGACGGAGAAGTTTTGACGATCCTCAGGGGTCAGCACATAATAACGTAA